In Oreochromis niloticus isolate F11D_XX linkage group LG5, O_niloticus_UMD_NMBU, whole genome shotgun sequence, a single window of DNA contains:
- the LOC100692675 gene encoding ninjurin-1, translating to MASENFELTGDADKNGEAEVPRRGHERRLHRSLNMNHYANKKSAAESMLDVALLMANASQLKAVMQQGPSFTFYVPLIILISISLTLQILVGVLLIFIVKWNLNDQRNHYRLDILENVTTAFVFIIVVINVFITAFGVQQPSSSG from the exons ATGGCTTCTGAAAACTTCGAACTGACCGGCGATGCGGACAAAAACGGCGAGGCAGAG gtcCCGCGGCGGGGCCATGAGAGGCGGCTACACAGATCCCTGAATATGAACCACTATGCCAATAAGAAGAGTGCAGCAGAAAGCATGCTGGATGTAGCTCTGCTCATGGCTAATGCCTCCCAGCTGAAGGCAGTGATGCAGCAAGGACCAAGCTTCACCTTTTATGTGCCCCTCATTATTCTCATTAgcatctctctcactctgcaaATCCTAGTCGGAGTTTTGCTAATTTTCATAG TTAAGTGGAATCTAAACGATCAAAGAAATCACTACAGATTGGACATTTTGGAGAATGTGACCACAGCTTTCGTCTTTATCATAGTGGTTATCAACGTCTTCATTACAGCCTTCGGTGTCCAGCAGCCCAGCTCGAGCGGTTGA
- the card19 gene encoding caspase recruitment domain-containing protein 19 — MGDSFCEQLTEDSTFLKHDPKLDTEVVDKLILQLNRIYPQILTDKEATKFRNLDVPTSVRLGELLTHLQGKGEEACREFYRALHLHVEEVYYSLPTRLHLRDSLDPLKLPQVIKQRHALNDRGPLFFMGCFTFVVGMAFFYYYSEAKVTGGSRALGMAALGLKRKAQEVLIWYTEESLTK; from the exons ATGGGAG ACAGTTTTTGTGAGCAGCTCACAGAGGACAGCACCTTCCTCAAACATGACCCGAAACTGGACACAGAAGTCGTGGATAAACTCATCCTGCAGCTCAACAGAATCTACCCGCAGATTCTCACTGACAAGGAGGCAACCAAA TTCCGAAACTTGGATGTACCTACAAGTGTTCGACTGGGTGAGCTCTTGACACACCTACAAGGGAAAGGAGAGGAAGCATGCAGGGAATTTTACAGGGCTCTTCACTTGCATGTCGAGGAGGTCTACTACAGTTTGCCTACAAGGCTTCACCTCAGAG ATTCCTTGGATCCGCTCAAACTTCCACAGGTCATCAAACAGAGACATGCTTTGAATGACAGAG GTCCCCTCTTCTTTATGGGCTGTTTCACTTTTGTAGTGGGAATGGCTTTCTTCTATTACTACAgtg AAGCTAAAGTGACAGGAGGAAGCCGGGCACTCGGGATGGCTGCTCTGGGACTGAAAAGAAAAGCTCAAGAAGTTCTTATATGGTACACTGAGGAAAGCCTCACAAAGTAA
- the LOC100693219 gene encoding protein bicaudal D homolog 2: protein MSMEEQEYPEAVLVTEAGPQWLQAEVERLTRELRETTQEKIQAAEYGLAVLEEKQQLKQRFDELETDYETVRQELDQLKEAFGHAYSTHRKVAADGESREESLILESASKEALYQQKVLELQNELRQAKASLASAQAENDRLSSIALEMRENSELAELQRSQLRDDIREYKVREARLLQDYSELEEENISLQKQVSVLKQNQVEFEGLKHEIRRLEEDTQCLHSQLEEAMRLREIAERQLTEALETIKTEREQKASLRKELSHYMTIGGSVYSSSFSISIDNAKLHEDPSAINEPDNDDLIRGFENGLVKLSESDEDNRTAVNKRGEGFKPVPSLVDDLLSELNISEIQKLKQQLVQVEREKVALINSLQESQKQLEQAYGTVSEQKQTVNRLTENLSAMRKLQASKERQSALDSEKDRDSHDDGDYYELDINGPEILQCKYTVAVSEAGELRQELKTLRAQYEECRTQYEDERARLESDVQDLRAKLSSLEKISQADKAALSRLERELCLANEAAGESLGSLNVAQDELVAFSEELANLYNHVCMCNNETPNRVMLDYYKEGKAIVRKGQEAKDHQSVLLTNGLISETESGKSDSSSAAVTAAHEHRPEPMNIYNLVAIIRDQIRHLQQAVDRTTELSRQRLANLELSTVADKDKEACMEEILKLKSLLSTKREQIATLRAVLKANKQTAEVALANLKSKYDSEKTMVTETMMKLRNELKALKEDAATFSSLRAMFATRCDEYVTQLDDMQRQLAAAEDEKKTLNSLLRMAIQQKLALTQRLEDLEFDHEQARRNSATTVGGKAKTKGKGGSSSRS from the exons ATGTCTATGGAGGAGCAGGAATATCCTGAGGCGGTACTGGTGACAGAAGCCGGGCCGCAGTGGCTCCAAGCCGAAGTGGAGCGTCTGACCCGGGAGCTTCGCGAAACGACCCAGGAGAAGATCCAGGCGGCTGAGTATGGGCTGGCGGTGCTGGAGGAGAAACAGCAGCTAAAGCAGCGATTTGATGAGTTGGAGACGGACTACGAGACGGTCCGACAGGaattggatcagctgaaggag GCCTTTGGACATGCTTACTCAACCCACAGAAAGGTGGCAGCAGATGGGGAGAGCAGGGAAGAGTCATTGATACTGGAGTCTGCCAGTAAGGAGGCTCTCTACCAGCAGAAGGTCCTGGAGTTACAGAATGAGCTCCGGCAGGCCAAAGCTTCCCTCGCCAGTGCACAAGCTGAAAATGACCGCCTGTCATCCATTGCCCTGGAAATGAGAGAG AATTCAGAGCTGGCAGAGCTGCAGCGCAGTCAGCTGCGGGATGACATCAGAGAGTACAAGGTTCGGGAGGCTCGACTGCTGCAGGACTACAGCGAGTTGGAGGAGGAGAACATCTCACTTCAGAAACAAGTGTCTGTGTTGAAACAGAACCAG GTGGAATTTGAAGGTCTAAAGCATGAGATCCGCCGCCTGGAGGAAGACACCCAGTGTCTGCACAGCCAGCTGGAGGAAGCAATGCGTCTGAGGGAAATTGCCGAGCGGCAGCTGACGGAAGCTTTAGAGACCATCAAGACAGAGCGTGAGCAGAAGGCCTCGCTGCGCAAAGAGCTCTCCCACTATATGACCATTGGCGGCTCCGTGTACAGTAGCTCTTTCAGTATTTCCATTGATAATGCCAAACTCCACGAGGACCCTTCAGCCATCAATGAACCGGACAATGATGATCTAATAAGAGGGTTTGAGAACGGCTTGGTTAAATTGAGCGAAAGTGATGAAGACAATAGAACTGCAGTGAACAAGAGAGGAGAGGGCTTCAAACCAGTCCCTAGCTTGGTGGACGACCTGCTGAGTGAGCTCAACATATCAGAGATACAGAAACTGAAACAACAGCTGGTGCAG GTTGAGAGGGAAAAAGTTGCCCTGATCAACTCTCTGCAGGAGAGCCAGAAGCAGCTGGAACAGGCCTATGGGACTGTGTCCGAGCAAAAGCAAACGGTCAACAGGTTGACTGAAAATCTAAGTGCAATGAGGAAACTTCAGGCCAGTAAGGAGCGGCAGTCTGCCCTTGACAGTGAGAAAGACAGGGACAGCCATGACGATGGAGACTACTATGAACTGGACATTAACGGGCCTGAGATTCTGCAGTGTAAATACACCGTGGCAGTGTCTGAAGCTGGAGAACTGAGACAAGAGCTGAAAACACTAAGGGCGCAATACGAGGAGTGTCGAACCCAATATGAAGATGAGCGAGCGCGGCTGGAAAGCGATGTCCAGGACTTGAGGGCAAAGCTGTCGTCCTTGGAGAAAATTAGCCAAGCAGATAAAGCAGCGTTGTCACGTCTGGAGAGGGAGCTCTGTCTGGCCAACGAAGCTGCAGGAGAATCACTTGGCAGCCTTAATGTGGCGCAGGATGAGCTCGTAGCCTTCAGTGAAGAGCTGGCCAACCTCTACAACCACGTGTGCATGTGCAACAATGAAACCCCTAACCGCGTCATGCTCGACTATTACAAGGAAGGCAAGGCCATTGTAAGAAAGGGGCAAGAAGCAAAGGATCACCAGTCAGTACTTCTCACTAACGGGTTAATCAGTGAGACTGAATCTGGAAAGTCCGACTCCAGCAGCGCAGCAGTTACTGCAGCACACGAGCACCGGCCGGAACCCATGAACATCTATAACCTTGTTGCTATTATCAGGGACCAGATCCGCCACCTGCAGCAAGCGGTGGACCGCACCACAGAGCTGTCACGTCAGAGACTTGCCAACCTGGAGCTGAGCACAGTGgctgacaaagacaaagaagcGTGCATGGAGGAGATTCTCAAACTGAAATCCCTGCTTAGTACCAAAAGGGAGCAGATTGCCACTCTCAGAGCTGTTCTCAAGGCTAACAAACAG ACAGCTGAGGTTGCTCTGGCCAACCTCAAGAGTAAGTATGACAGTGAGAAGACTATGGTGACTGAGACTATGATGAAGCTCCGTAATGAGCTCAAGGCTCTGAAAGAGGACGCAGCTACGTTCTCCTCTCTCCGGGCCATGTTTGCTACAAG GTGTGATGAGTATGTTACACAGCTGGATGACATGCAGAGGCAGCTGGCTGCTGCCGAGGATGAAAAGAAGACGCTGAACTCTTTGTTACGTATGGCCATTCAGCAAAAGCTCGCATTAACTCAGCGCCTAGAGGATTTGGAGTTTGACCATGAACAAGCGCGCCGCAACAGCGCCACAACAGTGGGTGGCAAGGCCAAAACGAAGGGCAAGGGAGGCTCTTCCAGCCGCAGT TAA